The following are encoded together in the Lathyrus oleraceus cultivar Zhongwan6 chromosome 3, CAAS_Psat_ZW6_1.0, whole genome shotgun sequence genome:
- the LOC127128935 gene encoding glutaredoxin-C11: MDRVKDLSSKKAAVIFTKSSCYMCHSIKQLFYELGASPAVYELDNDSSYGKEMEWALKGNFGCNPSVPAVFIGGKFVGSSKDVISLHVDGSLKQMLMDAKAIWL; the protein is encoded by the coding sequence ATGGATAGAGTAAAGGATTTATCATCAAAGAAAGCTGCGGTTATATTTACAAAGAGTTCATGTTACATGTGTCATAGCATCAAGCAACTTTTCTATGAGCTTGGAGCAAGTCCTGCAGTATATGAACTGGACAATGATTCATCATATGGTAAGGAAATGGAATGGGCTTTGAAGGGTAATTTTGGATGTAACCCTTCAGTTCCAGCAGTGTTTATAGGTGGAAAATTTGTAGGATCTTCCAAAGATGTTATATCTCTACATGTTGATGGATCTCTCAAACAAATGCTTATGGATGCAAAAGCCATTTGGTTATAA